One part of the Candidatus Diapherotrites archaeon genome encodes these proteins:
- a CDS encoding class I SAM-dependent methyltransferase, with translation MRQKFIDWFFYDPLFKKLNVRTVLDVGSENGKMIKYFSRRGAKVTAIDLEPTRPEIKKMDFLNNVFADGQFDLVYSAHTIEHIPTPEKFSLEMLRVSKQYVCLVAPLPGKQFWDQPDHIRPYTKETLKRIFHLNKWIICKEIRFPGFEPIALVLFDKKDSRLVRN, from the coding sequence ATGCGCCAAAAATTCATCGACTGGTTTTTTTATGATCCCTTGTTCAAAAAGTTGAACGTGCGGACCGTATTAGATGTGGGATCGGAAAATGGTAAGATGATTAAATATTTCTCCAGACGGGGAGCTAAAGTCACGGCGATCGACCTGGAGCCCACGCGACCCGAAATCAAAAAGATGGACTTTTTGAATAATGTTTTCGCGGACGGACAGTTTGATTTGGTGTACAGTGCGCACACCATTGAACACATTCCCACCCCGGAAAAATTTTCTTTGGAAATGCTGCGTGTATCAAAACAATACGTGTGTCTTGTAGCTCCCTTACCGGGCAAGCAATTCTGGGATCAGCCCGATCATATTCGACCGTACACAAAAGAAACATTAAAACGCATTTTTCACTTGAATAAGTGGATCATCTGCAAAGAAATACGTTTTCCCGGGTTTGAGCCCATCGCTCTCGTGTTGTTTGACAAGAAGGATTCACGCCTCGTTCGAAATTGA
- a CDS encoding TPM domain-containing protein gives MIMWKMKIGVLIFLLVLGATVAAQAVPLPQGYITDTANIIPPDQQGLLETRLKTLDEETGVEMVVLTIPTLEGGDIFEFTTRVFEAWKIGEAQKDTGLLIVIALQERSYFIETGYGLEGMLPDARLRQIAEGKMVPFFQEGDFAGGLEAGVITMEGYVRGDPDVIAQADSFSVAFPETERWSTVIALGLFAIILFKIWKNSAGDPQKKKMRAANVILYFFTGLLFFSIGGIFTALTLNVFHGALLTSLYFLYVALFQPLPTDLSHSGNSPSLGRGRGIGGGYIGSGFGRGGGGFGGFGGGSTGGGGFGGRF, from the coding sequence ATGATCATGTGGAAAATGAAAATAGGGGTATTGATTTTTCTCCTCGTTCTGGGAGCCACCGTCGCGGCCCAGGCCGTGCCGTTGCCGCAAGGATACATCACGGACACCGCCAACATCATTCCTCCAGATCAACAAGGGTTACTTGAAACCCGGCTGAAAACATTGGATGAGGAGACTGGGGTGGAGATGGTGGTGCTCACCATTCCCACTTTGGAAGGAGGGGATATTTTCGAATTCACTACGCGCGTGTTTGAGGCATGGAAAATTGGGGAGGCCCAGAAGGACACAGGTTTGCTGATCGTCATCGCCCTGCAGGAACGGTCCTACTTCATCGAAACAGGATATGGATTGGAAGGGATGCTCCCGGATGCGCGTCTCCGGCAGATCGCCGAAGGAAAAATGGTCCCATTCTTCCAAGAAGGGGATTTTGCGGGTGGGTTGGAAGCAGGGGTGATAACGATGGAAGGGTACGTGCGGGGGGATCCGGATGTCATTGCGCAAGCGGATTCTTTTTCCGTCGCCTTTCCTGAAACCGAAAGATGGTCGACGGTAATCGCACTGGGTCTTTTTGCAATAATCCTATTCAAAATTTGGAAAAATAGTGCAGGAGATCCCCAAAAGAAAAAAATGCGGGCTGCCAATGTCATCCTCTATTTTTTCACCGGGCTCCTTTTCTTCAGCATCGGGGGAATATTCACTGCCCTCACTCTCAATGTGTTTCATGGGGCATTACTCACGAGCCTCTATTTCCTGTACGTGGCGCTCTTTCAACCCCTCCCCACGGACTTATCTCATTCCGGTAACTCTCCTTCGCTTGGGAGGGGAAGGGGCATCGGAGGGGGGTATATCGGGAGCGGCTTCGGACGAGGCGGTGGGGGATTTGGGGGATTTGGGGGAGGAAGCACGGGGGGCGGAGGGTTCGGAGGAAGGTTTTAA
- a CDS encoding LemA family protein, with amino-acid sequence MAEKGLPNWVAPVGIAVVLVLFLGLWVMGIYNGATQRDLAVDGEWANVQADYQRRVDLIPNLVNTVKGVAGFEQETLTEITQLRTQWQQGGTVDSQVQTANQLESTLSKIILTFENYPELTATQAFRDLMAQLEGTENRISVSRKRYNDAVREYNTYIRLIPNSFFVGDREAKPFFESVAGAENAPIVPTDFT; translated from the coding sequence ATGGCCGAAAAAGGATTACCCAATTGGGTCGCCCCAGTGGGCATTGCCGTGGTATTGGTTCTCTTCCTCGGGCTATGGGTCATGGGGATATACAATGGGGCCACGCAACGCGATTTAGCGGTCGATGGGGAGTGGGCCAATGTGCAGGCGGATTACCAGCGCCGGGTGGACCTTATCCCTAATTTGGTGAACACCGTGAAAGGAGTCGCGGGATTCGAGCAGGAAACGCTGACGGAGATAACCCAACTTCGCACCCAATGGCAGCAAGGGGGCACTGTGGACTCACAAGTTCAAACCGCCAACCAACTGGAAAGCACCCTGTCGAAAATCATATTGACATTTGAAAACTATCCCGAGCTGACGGCCACCCAAGCCTTTCGCGATTTGATGGCGCAACTCGAAGGAACGGAGAACCGCATCAGTGTGTCCCGTAAGCGGTATAATGATGCGGTGCGGGAATACAACACCTACATCCGTCTCATCCCCAACTCATTTTTCGTGGGAGATAGAGAGGCCAAGCCCTTCTTCGAATCCGTGGCCGGGGCTGAGAACGCGCCCATTGTTCCTACTGATTTCACGTGA
- the rpsJ gene encoding 30S ribosomal protein S10, producing MQNARIKLTSPSLDSLQDISGKILDVADRTGVKHSGLVPLPTKKLILPTRKSPCGGGTETFEKWQMRVHKRLIDIQADERTLRRVMRVDIPENVHIEIELRDK from the coding sequence ATGCAGAATGCCCGTATCAAATTGACGAGCCCCAGCCTGGATTCCCTCCAAGACATTTCAGGGAAGATATTGGACGTCGCGGATCGGACGGGGGTCAAGCATTCGGGATTAGTGCCCCTGCCCACCAAAAAATTGATTTTGCCCACGCGCAAATCCCCATGCGGTGGGGGAACGGAGACATTCGAGAAATGGCAGATGCGCGTACACAAGCGCCTGATCGATATTCAGGCGGACGAGCGCACGCTACGCCGGGTCATGCGCGTGGACATCCCCGAAAACGTGCATATCGAGATTGAATTGCGCGATAAATAA
- the tuf gene encoding translation elongation factor EF-1 subunit alpha, whose translation MAERSHINLIFIGHVDHGKSTLVGRFMYDTGALPENEYRKIKEEAEAKGKGSFAFAYVMDSLKEERERGVTIDLSYKKFKGQKHDFTIIDAPGHRDFVKNMITGTSQADSAVLVVSAKDGPQPQTKEHAFLANVMGIKSLTVAINKMDEIGYKEEEFNKRKEEMHKLVKMVGFKDEQVDYVPVSAWIGDNVAKASTNMPWYKGKTLLQRLDELTAPTLPTDKPLRLPIQDVYSIKGVGTVPVGRVETGIAKPGDKIIVMPSKAQGEIKSLEAHHEQLTQAIPGDNVGFNVRGLERKDINRGDVVGHPQNAPTVAKEFIAQIVVLNHPTAIPQGYTPVFHMHTAQMSCTFAELQKRIDPKTGQAAEENPKFLKTGDAAIVKIVPQRPLVVEEFKKFPSLGRFAVRDMGATVAAGVVMQVTPRE comes from the coding sequence ATGGCTGAAAGATCCCACATCAACTTGATTTTCATCGGTCACGTCGACCATGGTAAATCCACCCTCGTCGGGCGGTTCATGTACGACACGGGCGCCCTCCCAGAGAATGAGTACCGCAAGATCAAGGAAGAAGCCGAAGCCAAGGGAAAAGGCTCATTCGCCTTCGCCTATGTGATGGACTCCCTCAAGGAAGAGCGGGAGCGCGGGGTCACCATCGACCTGTCCTACAAGAAGTTCAAGGGACAGAAGCACGATTTCACTATCATCGACGCCCCGGGACACCGGGACTTCGTCAAGAACATGATCACCGGCACCTCCCAGGCGGACTCCGCCGTGCTCGTGGTGTCAGCAAAAGACGGCCCACAGCCTCAAACAAAGGAACACGCGTTTTTAGCCAACGTGATGGGAATCAAATCCCTGACAGTTGCCATCAATAAGATGGATGAAATAGGGTATAAGGAAGAAGAGTTCAACAAGCGCAAAGAAGAGATGCATAAGCTCGTAAAGATGGTGGGCTTCAAGGACGAACAAGTGGACTATGTTCCCGTTTCCGCATGGATCGGGGATAATGTCGCCAAGGCCAGCACCAACATGCCCTGGTATAAAGGGAAGACCTTGCTCCAGCGCCTGGACGAACTGACGGCGCCCACCCTGCCCACCGACAAGCCCCTGCGGCTGCCCATCCAGGATGTCTACTCCATCAAGGGAGTGGGCACCGTGCCAGTAGGACGCGTGGAAACCGGGATCGCCAAGCCGGGGGACAAAATTATCGTCATGCCCTCCAAGGCCCAAGGGGAAATAAAATCCCTTGAGGCGCATCACGAACAACTCACGCAAGCCATTCCAGGGGATAATGTGGGGTTCAATGTCCGGGGGCTGGAACGGAAGGATATTAACCGCGGGGACGTCGTGGGACACCCGCAGAATGCCCCGACCGTTGCGAAGGAGTTCATCGCCCAGATTGTTGTGCTGAACCACCCCACTGCTATCCCCCAAGGATACACCCCCGTGTTCCACATGCACACGGCCCAAATGTCCTGTACCTTCGCGGAATTGCAGAAGCGCATCGACCCCAAGACCGGGCAAGCGGCGGAAGAGAATCCTAAGTTCCTCAAGACCGGGGATGCGGCCATCGTGAAAATCGTGCCGCAGCGCCCGCTGGTCGTGGAAGAGTTCAAGAAATTCCCTTCCCTCGGAAGATTTGCCGTGCGGGATATGGGAGCGACGGTCGCCGCCGGGGTCGTGATGCAAGTCACGCCCCGCGAGTGA